One Microcebus murinus isolate Inina chromosome 7, M.murinus_Inina_mat1.0, whole genome shotgun sequence genomic region harbors:
- the TMEM74 gene encoding transmembrane protein 74: MELHYLAEKSSQADLCDAMNWSSRGLPSDQADAATRAALCCQRHCTSTPRATEMEGSKLSPSPASPCSSPRDHAIQPDSFPPGPLHSGNSPVAVERKVCNCCSQELETSFTYVDENVNLEQQNRSSPSSKGRNHPGDLGWENPSEWSQEAAISLISEEEDDTSSEATSSGKSVDYGFISAILFLVTGILLVIISYIVPREVTVDPNTVAAREMERLEKESARLGAHLDRCVIAGLCLLTLGGVVLSCLLMMSMWKGELYRRNRFASSKESAKLYGSFNFRMKTSANENTLELSLVEEDVLAVQS, from the coding sequence ATGGAGCTCCACTACCTTGCAGAGAAGAGCAGCCAGGCAGACCTGTGTGATGCCATGAACTGGAGTTCACGAGGGCTTCCCAGTGACCAGGCAGACGCAGCCACCAGAGCTGCCCTCTGCTGCCAAAGACACTGTACGTCCACACCAAGAGCAACTGAGATGGAAGGGTCTAAACTCAGTCCTTCTCCAGCATCTCCCTGCTCCTCTCCGAGAGACCATGCTATTCAGCCAGACTCCTTCCCACCGGGACCTCTCCACTCAGGGAACAGCCCAGTAGCAGTGGAACGGAAAGTCTGCAACTGCTGCAGCCAGGAATTAGAAACTTCTTTTACCTATGTGGACGAGAATGTGAACTTGGAGCAGCAGAACCGAAGTTCTCCTTCAAGTAAAGGGCGTAATCACCCTGGAGACCTGGGCTGGGAAAATCCAAGTGAATGGTCCCAAGAGGCTGCCATATCCTTGATATCTGAAGAGGAAGATGATACAAGTTCAGAAGCCACATCTTCAGGGAAGTCAGTAGATTACGGTTTCATCAGCGCCATCTTGTTCTTGGTCACTGGCATCCTGCTGGTGATCATCTCTTACATTGTGCCACGGGAAGTCACTGTGGATCCCAACACCGTGGCAGCCCGGGAGATGGAGCGCCTGGAGAAGGAAAGTGCGAGGCTGGGGGCCCACCTGGACCGCTGTGTGATTGCCGGGCTCTGCCTCCTCACTCTGGGAGGGGTCGTCCTGtcctgtttgctgatgatgtcTATGTGGAAGGGGGAGCTTTATCGTCGAAACAGATTTGCCTCTTCCAAAGAGTCTGCAAAACTCTATGGTTCTTTCAACTTCAGGATGAAAACCAGTGCTAATGAAAACACCCTGGAACTGTCCTTGGTAGAGGAAGATGTTCTCGCTGTACAGAGTTAA